In one window of Flavobacterium ginsengisoli DNA:
- a CDS encoding porin family protein, protein MRIIFSCLFLLTFFNSFAQADVKPEIKPVIKIDSLYREDQFYFSVTYNMFTDIPVNFKQNKFSLGLSGGFLRDMPVNKSRTVAIAAGLGLSYQNYYQNLTISEDASGAIIYGVNSSSEYASNRYRQYSVDLPIEFRWRNSTYESTKFWRIYGGVKLSYVFSSSSILDDGEKTYRINNNGDINKFQYGPYLSAGYNTWNVYIYYGLSPLFNSATTLSGEKINMKTLNAGLIFYIL, encoded by the coding sequence ATGCGAATTATTTTTAGCTGTTTATTTTTACTCACTTTTTTTAACTCTTTTGCGCAAGCAGACGTTAAGCCTGAGATAAAACCAGTTATAAAAATAGATTCTCTGTATCGAGAAGATCAGTTTTACTTTTCGGTTACTTATAATATGTTTACCGATATTCCAGTTAATTTCAAACAAAATAAATTTTCTCTAGGACTTTCGGGAGGTTTCTTGCGCGATATGCCTGTAAATAAATCTCGAACAGTTGCAATTGCGGCAGGATTAGGTTTAAGCTATCAGAATTATTATCAAAATTTAACGATTTCTGAAGACGCTTCGGGAGCAATTATATACGGAGTAAATAGTTCTAGCGAATATGCGTCTAATCGTTATAGACAATATTCTGTAGATCTTCCAATAGAATTTAGATGGCGTAATTCGACTTACGAAAGCACTAAATTTTGGCGTATTTATGGCGGAGTAAAATTGAGTTATGTTTTTTCAAGTTCATCTATTCTTGATGATGGAGAAAAAACGTATAGGATCAACAATAACGGGGATATTAATAAATTTCAATACGGCCCATATCTTTCGGCAGGATATAACACTTGGAATGTATATATATATTACGGCTTAAGTCCGTTGTTTAATTCGGCGACTACTTTGTCTGGCGAAAAAATCAATATGAAAACGCTAAATGCAGGATTGATCTTTTATATTTTATAA
- a CDS encoding TonB-dependent receptor — MKKFIIALILGFSSILTAQNSVSGTVTDNQNNPLPGVSVYAPELHKGTTTDANGKYELNNLPNGSLRIAFTYVGYANQNKTIVKLLKQNTLDIVLEESILEMDEVVVSTPFNKLQSQNVMKIEHESIKTLQQKGTSTLIEGLATIPGVSQISTGTSIGKPVIRGLSGNRVLVYSQGVRIENQQFGDEHGLGLNDAGIESVEVIKGPASLLYGSDALGGVLYFNPEKFADAGTFKANFSQKYFTNTEGSNSSIGLKTSTDNWKFLARGSYNTHSDYKISGGDRVTNSRYNETDFKTGIGYSNSTFSSVVRYNYNKLDIGIPEDGIAEQSSSKDTQFPRQGIFNHLLSLNNVIFFENSKLDVDLGYIANDRSEFEDSNEASLHMKLNTFNYNAKYHFPKFGKIETIFGVQGMHQTNKNSGEEYLIPDATTNDFGVFGTANYEWENSVIQAGLRFDNRNITSIAHGTEGEEGYFQALDRSFDSFNASLGYKTKLAEPLTFRLNVATGFRAPNLAELTSNGVHEGTNRYEIGNADLKTEQNVQTDLNLEYKNTHFEFFVNGFYNHVNNYIYTSPTGEIRDDNDVFAYVQDNAQLYGGEVGLHFHPHPLDWLHFETSFETVTGKKENKDYLPLIPANNWNNTLRTEFNIKNWLSEGFASLNVSSTFNQDNVSGFETASKGYTLVNLGFGGTVKLGKTAFDINLNGNNLFDKKYIAHLSRLKTDGIPNIGRNIVLGVNFNL; from the coding sequence ATGAAAAAATTTATAATTGCCCTTATTTTAGGGTTTTCGAGCATTCTTACTGCTCAAAACTCGGTTTCTGGAACAGTAACCGACAATCAAAATAATCCATTGCCTGGAGTTTCTGTTTATGCTCCAGAATTACATAAAGGAACTACGACAGACGCAAATGGAAAGTACGAATTGAATAATCTTCCTAACGGAAGCTTACGTATTGCTTTTACTTATGTTGGATACGCCAATCAAAACAAAACAATTGTTAAATTACTGAAACAAAATACGCTAGACATTGTTCTTGAAGAGTCTATTTTAGAAATGGACGAAGTGGTAGTTTCAACGCCTTTCAACAAATTACAATCTCAAAACGTAATGAAAATTGAGCATGAAAGCATTAAAACATTACAGCAAAAAGGAACCTCTACTTTGATTGAAGGTTTGGCGACAATTCCTGGAGTTTCTCAGATTTCTACAGGAACTTCTATCGGAAAACCAGTAATTCGTGGACTTAGCGGTAATCGCGTTTTGGTTTATTCTCAAGGTGTCCGTATCGAAAACCAACAGTTTGGAGACGAACATGGTTTAGGTTTAAACGATGCCGGAATTGAAAGCGTTGAAGTCATTAAAGGTCCAGCTTCATTATTGTATGGTTCTGATGCATTAGGAGGTGTTTTATATTTCAATCCTGAAAAATTTGCTGATGCAGGTACTTTCAAAGCCAATTTCAGCCAAAAATATTTTACAAATACAGAAGGAAGCAATTCATCAATTGGATTAAAAACTTCTACTGATAATTGGAAATTCTTAGCTAGAGGAAGCTACAACACACATTCTGATTACAAGATTTCTGGCGGCGACCGCGTAACAAATTCTCGCTATAATGAAACTGATTTTAAAACTGGAATTGGTTACAGCAACTCTACTTTTTCTAGTGTTGTTCGATATAATTACAACAAATTGGATATTGGAATTCCTGAAGACGGAATTGCTGAACAATCCTCAAGCAAAGACACTCAATTTCCAAGACAAGGAATTTTTAATCATTTATTGAGTTTAAACAATGTTATCTTTTTCGAAAACTCTAAACTAGATGTTGATTTAGGATATATCGCAAATGACAGAAGCGAGTTTGAAGACAGCAACGAGGCTTCTTTACACATGAAATTGAATACTTTTAATTATAATGCAAAATACCATTTTCCTAAATTCGGAAAAATCGAAACTATTTTTGGTGTTCAAGGAATGCATCAGACAAACAAAAATTCTGGAGAAGAATACTTGATTCCAGATGCCACAACTAATGATTTTGGTGTTTTTGGAACCGCCAACTACGAATGGGAAAACAGCGTTATTCAAGCCGGATTGCGTTTTGACAACAGAAACATTACTTCTATCGCTCACGGAACCGAAGGCGAAGAAGGTTATTTTCAGGCTTTAGATCGTTCTTTTGATAGTTTCAATGCTTCTTTAGGTTACAAAACTAAACTAGCAGAGCCGTTAACGTTTCGCTTAAATGTGGCGACTGGTTTTAGAGCGCCAAACTTAGCTGAGTTAACTTCAAACGGCGTTCACGAAGGAACGAATCGTTATGAAATTGGAAATGCTGATTTAAAAACAGAACAAAACGTGCAAACCGATTTGAATTTAGAGTATAAAAATACGCATTTTGAATTTTTCGTAAACGGGTTCTACAATCATGTAAACAATTATATCTACACTTCGCCAACTGGAGAAATTAGAGACGATAATGATGTTTTTGCTTATGTTCAAGACAATGCACAATTGTACGGGGGAGAAGTTGGCCTTCACTTTCACCCGCATCCATTAGATTGGTTGCATTTTGAAACTAGTTTTGAAACTGTTACAGGTAAAAAAGAAAACAAAGATTATCTGCCTTTGATTCCTGCAAACAATTGGAATAATACATTAAGAACTGAATTTAATATTAAAAACTGGTTAAGCGAAGGTTTTGCTTCTTTGAATGTTTCTTCAACTTTTAACCAAGATAATGTAAGTGGTTTCGAAACTGCCTCTAAAGGTTATACTTTGGTAAACTTAGGTTTTGGAGGAACAGTTAAACTAGGAAAAACTGCTTTTGACATCAACCTAAACGGAAACAATTTATTTGATAAAAAATACATTGCTCACCTTTCTAGATTAAAAACAGACGGTATTCCGAATATTGGAAGAAATATCGTTTTGGGGGTTAACTTTAATCTGTAA
- a CDS encoding prolyl oligopeptidase family serine peptidase translates to MKKTFLLMAITTAGISFGQGKLQYPQTKKGETVDVYFDTKVSDPYRWLEDDKSAETGAWVKAENEVTYGYLDKIPFRNELKKRMEKLWNYEKIGAPSKEGKFAYYSKNNGLQNQSVVYRKDENGKEEVFLDPNTFSKDGTTSLGGLDFSKDGSKAAYAISEGGSDWRKVIIIDALSKKVLEDTLVDIKFSGVSWHGNEGFYYSSYDKPKGSELSAKTDQHKLYFHKLGTSQKDDKVIFGADQKRRYVGGYVTEDNRYLVITVANSTYGNELYIKDLTKANSPIVTIVDNFDSDNNVIENEGSKLFIETDFKAPNKRIVTVDAANPKPENWKDFIKETKDILSPSTGGGYFFANYTKDAVSFVQQYDYNGKLVREIKLPAVGTAGGFSGKKADKILYYSFANYTTPGSIYSLEPKSGKSEVYQKPKVDFKSEDYESKQVFYTSKDGTKVPMIITYKKGTKLDGKNPTILYGYGGFNISLTPSFSIANAVWMENGGVYAVANLRGGGEYGKKWHDAGTKLQKQNVFDDFIVIAEYLIAQKYTSSDYLAIRGGSNGGLLVGATMTQRPDLMKVALPAVGVMDMLRYNAFTAGAGWAFDYGTAQDSKEMFEYLKGYSPVHNVKPGTHYPATMVTTGDHDDRVVPAHSFKFASELQEKQTGENPVLIRIDVKAGHGAGKSVAATIQENVDIQAFTLYNMGFKALPKK, encoded by the coding sequence ATGAAAAAAACATTTTTATTAATGGCAATTACAACCGCAGGAATTTCGTTTGGACAAGGCAAATTGCAATATCCGCAAACTAAAAAAGGAGAAACTGTTGATGTTTATTTTGACACCAAAGTAAGCGATCCGTATCGCTGGCTAGAAGATGATAAATCTGCTGAAACAGGTGCTTGGGTAAAAGCCGAAAACGAAGTTACTTATGGTTATTTAGATAAAATTCCATTTCGTAACGAACTTAAAAAGCGAATGGAAAAACTTTGGAACTACGAAAAAATTGGAGCTCCATCTAAAGAAGGAAAATTTGCTTATTACTCTAAAAACAATGGACTTCAGAATCAATCTGTTGTTTACAGAAAAGATGAAAATGGTAAAGAAGAAGTTTTCTTAGATCCAAATACTTTTTCTAAAGACGGAACAACTTCTCTTGGCGGACTTGATTTTTCTAAAGACGGAAGCAAAGCTGCTTATGCAATTTCTGAAGGCGGAAGCGACTGGAGAAAAGTAATCATTATAGATGCACTTTCTAAGAAAGTTTTAGAAGATACTTTGGTTGACATAAAATTTAGTGGCGTTTCTTGGCATGGAAATGAAGGTTTTTACTACTCTAGTTATGACAAGCCGAAAGGAAGTGAATTATCTGCTAAAACAGATCAGCATAAATTATATTTCCACAAATTGGGAACTTCTCAAAAAGACGATAAAGTAATTTTTGGAGCTGATCAGAAAAGAAGATATGTAGGCGGATATGTTACTGAAGACAATCGTTATTTGGTAATTACAGTCGCTAACTCTACTTACGGAAATGAATTGTACATTAAAGATCTAACTAAAGCAAATAGTCCTATTGTTACAATCGTTGACAATTTTGACAGCGATAATAATGTTATCGAAAACGAAGGAAGCAAATTATTTATCGAAACAGATTTTAAGGCTCCTAATAAACGTATTGTAACCGTTGATGCAGCAAATCCGAAACCTGAGAATTGGAAAGATTTTATTAAAGAAACTAAAGATATTTTATCTCCTTCAACTGGCGGTGGTTATTTCTTTGCGAATTATACTAAAGATGCCGTTTCATTTGTACAACAATATGATTACAATGGAAAATTAGTTCGTGAAATTAAACTTCCTGCTGTTGGAACTGCTGGTGGATTTAGCGGTAAAAAAGCTGACAAAATTTTATACTACAGCTTTGCTAATTATACAACTCCAGGAAGCATCTATTCTTTGGAACCAAAATCTGGCAAATCTGAAGTATATCAAAAACCAAAAGTAGATTTCAAAAGCGAAGATTATGAGTCTAAACAAGTTTTCTATACTTCAAAAGATGGTACAAAAGTTCCGATGATTATTACGTATAAAAAAGGAACAAAATTAGACGGTAAAAACCCAACTATTCTTTACGGTTACGGCGGATTCAATATTTCTTTAACACCAAGCTTTAGCATTGCTAATGCAGTTTGGATGGAAAACGGAGGTGTTTATGCAGTTGCTAACCTTAGAGGTGGTGGCGAGTACGGAAAAAAATGGCATGATGCAGGAACAAAACTTCAAAAACAAAATGTATTTGATGATTTCATTGTCATTGCAGAATATTTAATCGCTCAAAAATATACCTCATCTGATTATTTAGCCATTCGCGGAGGATCTAATGGAGGTTTGTTAGTTGGTGCAACAATGACACAACGTCCTGATTTAATGAAAGTGGCTCTACCAGCTGTTGGAGTTATGGACATGCTTCGTTACAATGCTTTTACAGCAGGTGCAGGATGGGCTTTTGATTATGGAACTGCTCAAGACAGCAAAGAAATGTTTGAATATTTAAAAGGATATTCTCCAGTTCATAATGTAAAACCAGGAACTCATTATCCTGCAACAATGGTAACTACTGGAGATCATGATGACCGTGTAGTTCCTGCACACAGTTTCAAATTTGCTTCTGAATTACAGGAAAAACAAACAGGAGAAAACCCAGTTTTAATTAGAATTGATGTTAAAGCAGGTCATGGAGCAGGAAAATCTGTTGCCGCTACGATTCAAGAGAACGTAGACATTCAAGCTTTTACACTTTACAATATGGGTTTTAAAGCTTTGCCTAAAAAGTAA
- a CDS encoding Gfo/Idh/MocA family protein, with translation MEIIKWGIIGCGNVTEVKSGPAFQKAPNSALVAVMRRDAALAEDYAKRHNVPKWYSNAEDLINDPEVDAVYIATPPSSHKEYTILCAKAGKPVYVEKPMALTFEECNEMINTCKEHNVPLFVAYYRRALPRFLKIKEIIDQGKLGTIRHVNCVLYHPFEARYDDEINLPWTVLPHISGGGIFVDLACHTLDFLDFVLGPIKSVRGHATSQLMAYPAEDAVSMSFLFENGIHGSGIWDFASFERYDNTEIVGDKGKISFSTFGNDPVHIQYANGDKESITIENPLHIQQPFIETVLAELLGKENASPSKGTSGARTTWVIDQVLKEFREASK, from the coding sequence ATGGAAATTATAAAATGGGGAATTATTGGCTGCGGGAATGTGACTGAAGTAAAAAGCGGACCTGCATTTCAGAAAGCTCCAAACTCTGCTTTGGTTGCTGTTATGCGAAGAGATGCGGCACTTGCCGAAGATTACGCAAAACGCCACAATGTTCCAAAATGGTATTCGAATGCTGAAGATTTAATTAATGATCCGGAGGTCGATGCTGTTTATATCGCTACTCCTCCATCTTCTCATAAAGAATACACCATTTTATGTGCTAAAGCTGGAAAGCCAGTTTATGTAGAAAAACCGATGGCATTGACGTTTGAAGAATGCAACGAAATGATCAACACTTGCAAAGAGCATAATGTTCCTCTATTTGTTGCGTATTACAGAAGAGCTTTACCTCGTTTTTTAAAGATAAAAGAAATTATTGATCAAGGAAAATTAGGAACTATCAGACACGTCAATTGTGTTTTGTACCATCCTTTTGAAGCACGTTATGATGACGAAATCAATCTTCCGTGGACTGTTTTACCGCATATTTCAGGAGGCGGAATTTTTGTTGATTTGGCTTGCCATACTTTAGATTTCCTTGATTTTGTTTTAGGTCCGATTAAATCAGTTCGCGGACATGCGACTTCTCAATTAATGGCTTATCCTGCAGAAGATGCTGTTTCAATGTCATTTTTATTTGAAAACGGAATTCACGGTTCTGGAATATGGGATTTTGCGAGCTTTGAACGTTATGATAACACTGAAATTGTAGGAGATAAAGGTAAAATCTCGTTTTCTACTTTTGGAAATGATCCTGTTCATATTCAATATGCAAATGGAGACAAAGAAAGTATTACGATAGAAAATCCTCTTCATATTCAACAACCATTTATTGAAACTGTTCTTGCTGAATTATTAGGCAAAGAAAACGCTTCTCCATCTAAAGGAACTTCTGGCGCAAGAACCACTTGGGTTATTGATCAGGTTTTGAAAGAATTTAGAGAAGCTTCAAAATAG
- a CDS encoding outer membrane beta-barrel protein — protein sequence MKKNLFLLGLLVCSMATMAQTEKADKPETWYFKLGGSYFNQTASTEFPTVGGNAALDRTYVGGKLVSEKSITGSFGQGFRTGITAGYRFSTRIGVELGVNYYTSHDKTMAQTTSDQPYIPTSATTGIYNFKSVGQITAFDIAPAIVMFLGESNGFEPYTKVGVLVPIHGDLEIKTDAVAPVGVNPGTGAPVFGNVHSVDKVKPNPTIGFTAAVGTTYKLTSHLSAFAELEYRNFTVHGKTKETTDFTVNGNDALASRTTAQIHTNYRDSLNVNSNNGATNPNGVDSTKAMDELSSYVGISGLGLTLGIKYSL from the coding sequence ATGAAAAAGAACCTATTTTTATTAGGATTATTAGTTTGCTCAATGGCAACAATGGCGCAGACAGAAAAAGCGGACAAACCAGAAACATGGTACTTCAAATTAGGAGGATCATATTTCAATCAAACTGCTTCAACTGAGTTTCCAACTGTGGGAGGAAATGCTGCATTGGATAGAACTTATGTAGGAGGAAAATTAGTTTCTGAAAAAAGTATTACAGGTTCTTTTGGACAAGGTTTCAGAACTGGAATAACTGCGGGATACCGTTTTTCAACTCGTATAGGAGTAGAGCTTGGGGTTAACTATTACACTAGCCACGACAAAACAATGGCTCAAACAACTTCTGATCAGCCTTACATTCCAACATCTGCAACAACAGGTATTTATAATTTTAAATCAGTTGGTCAAATTACAGCTTTTGATATTGCGCCTGCAATTGTAATGTTTTTAGGAGAATCTAACGGATTTGAACCTTATACAAAAGTTGGGGTTTTAGTTCCAATTCATGGAGATTTAGAAATTAAAACAGATGCTGTTGCTCCAGTTGGAGTTAATCCAGGTACTGGCGCTCCAGTTTTTGGAAATGTTCACAGTGTTGATAAAGTAAAACCAAATCCAACAATTGGATTCACTGCTGCTGTAGGTACAACTTATAAGTTGACTTCACACCTTTCTGCTTTTGCAGAATTAGAATACCGTAATTTTACAGTTCACGGAAAAACAAAAGAAACCACTGATTTTACAGTTAACGGAAATGATGCGTTAGCTAGTAGAACTACAGCGCAAATTCACACAAATTATAGAGATAGTTTGAATGTTAATTCAAATAACGGCGCAACTAATCCAAACGGAGTTGATTCAACAAAAGCAATGGATGAGTTAAGCTCTTATGTTGGAATTTCTGGTTTAGGATTAACATTAGGTATCAAATACAGCCTATAA